The proteins below come from a single Zea mays cultivar B73 chromosome 8, Zm-B73-REFERENCE-NAM-5.0, whole genome shotgun sequence genomic window:
- the LOC100272470 gene encoding uncharacterized protein LOC100272470, translated as MTAHQTCCDDAVAAGTAPAARRRRLKLTRPSASLLMARKLRKKAAGSKRPRAAASRKRAMAIRRKMEALRLLVPLCGRDNGSVTGGAVERLDELLMHAAGYILRLQMQVRVMQLMVHALNDRPED; from the coding sequence ATGACTGCTCACCAGACTTGCTGCGATGATGCCGTTGCCGCCGGCACTGCACCGGCTGCCAGGAGGAGGCGCCTCAAATTGACGAGGCCGTCGGCCTCGCTCTTGATGGCGAGGAAGCTAAGGAAGAAGGCTGCCGGCAGCAAACGCCCAAGGGCGGCAGCGTCGAGGAAGCGCGCGATGGCGATCAGGAGGAAGATGGAAGCGCTGAGGCTGCTCGTGCCACTCTGCGGCCGAGACAACGGCTCGGTGACCGGTGGGGCGGTCGAACGACTGGACGAGCTCCTCATGCACGCCGCCGGGTACATCCTGCGCCTCCAGATGCAGGTCAGAGTGATGCAGCTTATGGTCCATGCACTAAATGACCGGCCCGAGGATTAA